Proteins from a genomic interval of Lysobacter stagni:
- a CDS encoding P-II family nitrogen regulator, whose amino-acid sequence MKMVMAVIKPFKLDDVREALAEAGVAGITATEVKGFGRQKGHTELYRGAEYVVDFLPKIKLEVAVTDEQVDTVVEAIMKAAGTGKIGDGKIFVWDLERAVRIRTGEMDGDAL is encoded by the coding sequence ATGAAGATGGTCATGGCCGTGATCAAGCCGTTCAAGCTCGACGACGTGCGCGAGGCGCTCGCCGAGGCCGGCGTGGCCGGCATCACCGCCACGGAGGTCAAGGGCTTCGGTCGCCAGAAGGGCCACACCGAGCTCTACCGCGGCGCCGAGTACGTCGTCGACTTCCTGCCCAAGATCAAGCTGGAAGTGGCCGTGACCGACGAACAGGTCGATACGGTGGTGGAAGCCATCATGAAGGCGGCCGGTACCGGCAAGATCGGCGACGGCAAGATCTTCGTCTGGGACCTGGAACGCGCGGTGCGCATCCGCACTGGCGAGATGGACGGCGACGCGCTGTAA
- the ubiK gene encoding ubiquinone biosynthesis accessory factor UbiK, with the protein MIDLNPIDDLARRLSSLVPPGLRESREELQQNFKAVLQSGLAKLDLVTREEFEVQRAVLLRTREKLEELQRTVAELEAQLGNTPPPSQH; encoded by the coding sequence ATGATCGACTTGAACCCCATCGACGACCTCGCCCGCCGCCTCAGCTCGCTCGTTCCTCCGGGCCTGCGCGAGAGCCGCGAGGAACTGCAGCAGAACTTCAAGGCGGTCCTGCAGTCGGGGCTGGCCAAGCTCGATCTGGTCACCCGCGAGGAGTTCGAGGTGCAGCGCGCGGTCCTGCTGCGCACGCGCGAGAAGCTGGAAGAACTGCAGCGCACCGTGGCCGAACTCGAGGCCCAGCTCGGCAACACGCCGCCGCCCTCGCAGCACTGA
- a CDS encoding YifB family Mg chelatase-like AAA ATPase — protein MNLALVHSRARTGVRAPAVRVEVHLAGGLPAMSIVGLPEAAVREAKDRVRAAILCAQFEFPARRITVNLAPADLPKDGGRFDLPIALGILAASGQIPLEPLAEFEFLGELGLTGELRAVDGALPAAIAAGQAQRRLIVPAGNGAEAALASDVEVRTARTLLEVCAQLAGRKSLPTAVAPAAERPSGPDLSDVRGQPHARRALEIAAAGAHHLLLIGPPGCGKTLLASRLPGLLPEASDDEALEAAAIASVSGRGLDPARWRERPFRSPHHTASAVALVGGGAQPRPGEISLAHHGVLFLDELPEWDRRALEVLREPLESGVVTVSRAARSAEFPARFQLVAAMNPCPCGWAGDSSGRCRCSGDAIQRYRGRISGPLLDRIDLHIEVPRLPPSELRPDALAGESTGTVRARVVEARRRQHARAGTANANLSQAGTVSTCRLTDADHALLERAVDALQLSARSMHRILRVARTIADLDGADDIGTAHLSEAIGYRSADRGARSR, from the coding sequence ATGAATCTGGCGCTCGTGCACAGCCGTGCACGAACGGGCGTGCGCGCGCCCGCGGTTCGCGTGGAAGTGCACCTGGCCGGCGGCCTGCCGGCCATGTCGATCGTCGGCCTTCCCGAGGCGGCGGTGCGCGAGGCCAAGGACCGCGTGCGCGCCGCCATCCTGTGCGCGCAGTTCGAATTCCCCGCGCGGCGCATCACCGTCAATCTCGCTCCGGCGGACCTGCCGAAGGACGGCGGCCGCTTCGACCTGCCCATCGCGCTGGGCATCCTCGCGGCGAGCGGACAGATCCCGCTGGAGCCGCTGGCCGAATTCGAATTCCTCGGCGAACTGGGCCTCACCGGTGAACTGCGCGCCGTGGACGGCGCACTGCCTGCCGCGATCGCCGCCGGGCAGGCGCAGCGACGGTTGATCGTTCCGGCCGGCAATGGCGCCGAGGCGGCACTGGCCAGCGACGTCGAAGTGCGCACCGCGCGCACGCTGCTGGAAGTCTGCGCACAACTGGCGGGCCGCAAGTCGTTGCCGACGGCGGTGGCGCCCGCCGCCGAGCGCCCGTCGGGCCCGGATCTCTCCGACGTACGCGGCCAGCCGCACGCACGCCGTGCGCTGGAGATCGCGGCCGCCGGTGCGCACCATCTGTTGTTGATCGGCCCGCCCGGTTGCGGCAAGACGCTGCTGGCTTCGCGCCTCCCGGGCCTGCTGCCCGAGGCGAGCGACGACGAAGCGCTGGAAGCGGCTGCCATCGCCTCGGTCAGCGGTCGCGGGCTCGATCCCGCACGCTGGCGCGAGCGTCCCTTCCGCTCGCCACACCACACGGCCAGCGCAGTGGCGCTGGTCGGCGGCGGTGCGCAGCCCCGCCCGGGCGAGATCTCGCTGGCGCATCACGGCGTGCTGTTCCTGGATGAACTGCCCGAATGGGATCGTCGCGCGCTGGAAGTGCTGCGCGAGCCGTTGGAATCGGGCGTGGTCACGGTATCGCGGGCGGCGCGCAGCGCGGAGTTTCCCGCACGCTTCCAGCTCGTGGCCGCGATGAATCCCTGTCCCTGCGGCTGGGCCGGCGATTCCTCGGGCCGCTGCCGCTGCAGCGGCGATGCCATCCAGCGCTATCGCGGACGCATCTCCGGCCCGCTGCTGGACCGCATCGACCTGCACATCGAGGTCCCGCGCCTGCCGCCCTCTGAACTGCGGCCGGACGCACTGGCGGGAGAATCCACCGGCACGGTGCGCGCGCGCGTGGTGGAAGCGCGCCGCCGCCAGCACGCGCGCGCAGGCACCGCGAACGCCAACCTCAGCCAGGCCGGCACGGTGTCCACGTGCCGCCTGACCGATGCGGACCACGCACTGCTCGAACGCGCCGTGGATGCCTTGCAGCTGTCAGCGCGTTCGATGCACCGCATCCTGCGCGTCGCACGCACCATTGCGGACCTGGACGGCGCTGACGACATCGGCACGGCGCACCTCAGCGAAGCCATCGGCTACCGCAGCGCGGATCGCGGCGCACGTTCGAGGTGA
- a CDS encoding putative peptide maturation dehydrogenase produces the protein MRIRRCAVVYLEPREQVEFDLSVLLGGGDGLRRDRRWMALAPHLGAEVEVTGAERELLGELSPGQWVEADALADRRDIVERLLREGLLVADTDEHGAMRARDETLRGTYWHPLAATLHAFTRWTGVDTVQNQKDSGTETAVKMRDVLGAPPVEAARRADANALQKLPRLAPTSFDDLLARRTTCRNFDPSRKVPFETFAQVMQRVFAAQAEVRVTDDTVFLKKNVPSGGGLHPMECYLIVQHVEGVEPGLYHYQSQEHALEPVAGPGRPLREFVMDMVAQQHWFADAHVIVLLSPRFDRTFWKYRHHAKGYRVIALEGGHLSQTLYLAATDAGLGAFITGAINEVELEQAFGLNPIHQGALAICGFGWRGQVMETAELDPAERVWVKADG, from the coding sequence ATGCGTATCCGTCGTTGCGCCGTGGTCTATCTGGAACCGCGCGAGCAGGTCGAGTTCGATCTTTCGGTGCTGCTTGGCGGTGGCGATGGCCTGCGCCGGGACCGTCGCTGGATGGCGCTGGCGCCGCACCTGGGCGCGGAGGTCGAAGTAACGGGCGCGGAACGTGAACTGCTCGGCGAGTTGAGTCCGGGGCAGTGGGTCGAGGCCGATGCGCTGGCCGATCGCCGCGACATCGTCGAACGACTGCTGCGTGAAGGCCTGCTTGTCGCCGACACCGACGAACACGGCGCGATGCGCGCGCGCGACGAGACATTGCGTGGCACCTACTGGCACCCGCTGGCCGCCACGCTGCACGCGTTCACGCGATGGACCGGCGTGGACACCGTGCAGAACCAGAAAGACAGCGGCACCGAGACCGCAGTGAAGATGCGCGACGTGCTGGGTGCCCCACCGGTGGAAGCTGCACGCCGCGCCGACGCCAATGCACTGCAGAAACTGCCGCGCCTGGCGCCCACGTCGTTCGACGACCTGCTCGCGCGACGCACGACATGCCGCAACTTCGATCCCTCGCGCAAGGTGCCGTTCGAGACATTCGCGCAGGTGATGCAACGAGTGTTCGCGGCGCAGGCTGAGGTCCGCGTCACCGACGACACGGTGTTCCTCAAGAAGAACGTGCCCTCCGGCGGCGGCCTGCATCCGATGGAGTGCTATTTGATCGTGCAGCACGTCGAAGGCGTCGAGCCCGGTCTGTACCACTACCAGTCGCAGGAGCACGCGCTGGAACCCGTTGCGGGACCCGGTCGCCCGTTGCGCGAGTTCGTCATGGACATGGTCGCGCAACAGCACTGGTTCGCCGATGCGCACGTGATCGTGCTGCTGTCGCCGCGCTTCGATCGCACGTTCTGGAAGTACCGCCACCACGCCAAGGGTTATCGCGTCATCGCGCTGGAAGGCGGCCACCTGTCGCAGACGCTCTACCTGGCCGCCACCGATGCCGGGCTGGGTGCCTTCATCACCGGCGCCATCAACGAAGTGGAACTGGAACAGGCGTTCGGACTCAACCCGATTCACCAGGGCGCGCTGGCGATCTGCGGCTTCGGCTGGCGCGGGCAGGTGATGGAAACGGCGGAGCTCGACCCGGCGGAACGTGTGTGGGTGAAAGCGGACGGTTGA
- a CDS encoding NHLP-related RiPP peptide: MRHQEEREYLPQSRNADRPRTAPMSAQAVDRMLDLLISDDEYRALFQRDPRTALAQVGHALAANESCTFGITLASKQTIFAARAEIRAMLMKGLAQNTPQLDSGLQARCRLR; this comes from the coding sequence ATGAGGCATCAGGAAGAAAGGGAGTATCTGCCGCAGTCCCGTAATGCCGACCGGCCCCGCACTGCGCCCATGTCCGCGCAGGCCGTGGACCGCATGCTCGACCTGCTGATTTCCGATGATGAATATCGCGCGCTGTTCCAGCGCGATCCGCGCACCGCGCTCGCCCAGGTCGGGCACGCGCTCGCCGCGAACGAGAGCTGCACGTTCGGCATCACGCTCGCGTCCAAGCAGACCATCTTCGCAGCGCGTGCCGAGATCCGTGCCATGCTGATGAAGGGCCTCGCCCAGAACACGCCGCAGTTGGACAGTGGTCTGCAGGCGAGATGCCGCCTGCGCTGA
- a CDS encoding NHLP-related RiPP peptide: MQAISTEQHARPESSGKTRTVPMSRQAALKLVDLLATSDEFRSVFMRDARMALETWQFDQDSIDRFWWDCKMGITQLAPKEVIAAAREEITSMLMAGLNQTTPQLDSGLEGQRRRLA; encoded by the coding sequence ATGCAAGCGATCTCGACCGAACAGCACGCCCGGCCGGAGTCCTCCGGCAAGACCCGCACGGTTCCGATGAGCCGGCAGGCCGCCCTCAAGCTCGTGGACCTGCTCGCCACCAGCGACGAGTTCCGCAGCGTCTTCATGCGCGACGCGCGCATGGCGCTGGAAACGTGGCAGTTCGACCAGGACTCCATCGACCGCTTCTGGTGGGACTGCAAGATGGGCATCACGCAGCTGGCACCGAAGGAAGTCATTGCGGCGGCGCGTGAGGAGATCACGTCGATGTTGATGGCTGGCCTCAACCAGACCACGCCGCAGCTCGATTCCGGTCTGGAAGGCCAGCGACGCCGGCTCGCCTGA
- a CDS encoding putative peptide maturation dehydrogenase translates to MHSASRAPDRNHRPAVRHAPRGLGPGLISRWHRSTCILGGMRVRRRTPCYLEIADAVVPDFARLLRGEVHLDRSSEIRLLCPVSGQAIPATEREVALMATMAPGQWYDAADLACVAQLPVDAILAMAQRGLIVGDGDEPLSARLREGERTLEAVGWHPQAALYHATSAWEGVVGDEGRRRHDDEAHRERLDAHRARHGPIAPHFWRREDAHQRVALPLQHFDDALASLMRSRLTTRHFRSDVPLGLEDFTRVLFGTFGALGSETLAPGTVALKRTSPSGGGLHPIEAYPLVIDVEGLSPGFHHYEASSHSMALLDPMSRAQARELAEQLTIGQTYFAQAHALVFHVARLDRHHWKYRNHPKAYKAVLLDSGHLSQTFYLLATERRLGAFYTAAINDLDVAERLGLRPQVEIAIGASGIGVPDTACDQLHLKPEPYVPVAPVIPDQ, encoded by the coding sequence TTGCATTCCGCGTCGCGCGCACCTGACCGAAACCATCGGCCTGCGGTCCGCCATGCGCCGCGTGGTCTCGGCCCGGGCCTGATCAGCAGGTGGCACCGGTCGACGTGCATACTCGGCGGCATGCGAGTCCGCCGACGCACCCCCTGTTATCTCGAGATCGCCGACGCGGTCGTGCCGGACTTCGCACGCCTGTTGCGTGGCGAAGTGCACCTGGACAGGAGTTCGGAGATCCGCCTGCTCTGTCCCGTCAGCGGACAGGCCATTCCCGCGACCGAACGGGAGGTCGCCTTGATGGCAACCATGGCACCCGGGCAGTGGTACGACGCTGCGGACCTGGCATGCGTGGCGCAGTTGCCCGTGGATGCCATCCTCGCAATGGCACAGCGCGGCCTCATCGTGGGTGATGGTGACGAACCGTTGTCCGCACGCCTGCGCGAGGGAGAACGCACGCTGGAGGCAGTGGGTTGGCATCCACAGGCCGCGCTGTATCACGCGACAAGCGCCTGGGAAGGAGTGGTCGGCGATGAAGGTCGCCGTCGGCACGACGACGAGGCGCACCGTGAGCGCCTCGACGCACACCGTGCGCGTCACGGCCCGATCGCGCCGCATTTCTGGCGGCGCGAGGACGCGCACCAGCGCGTCGCGCTGCCATTGCAGCATTTTGACGATGCACTCGCCTCCCTCATGCGCTCCCGCCTCACCACGCGCCACTTCCGATCGGACGTTCCGCTGGGGCTGGAGGATTTCACACGCGTGCTGTTCGGCACCTTCGGCGCACTGGGAAGCGAAACGCTTGCCCCGGGAACGGTCGCGCTCAAGCGGACCAGTCCTTCGGGGGGCGGGCTGCATCCGATCGAGGCCTACCCTTTGGTGATCGATGTTGAAGGCTTGTCACCCGGGTTCCATCATTACGAAGCGTCGAGCCACTCGATGGCGCTGCTCGATCCGATGTCGCGCGCGCAGGCACGCGAACTCGCCGAACAACTGACCATCGGCCAGACCTATTTCGCCCAAGCGCACGCACTTGTCTTTCATGTGGCCCGCCTGGATCGCCACCATTGGAAGTACCGCAACCATCCGAAGGCCTACAAGGCGGTCCTGCTGGATTCCGGGCATCTGAGCCAGACGTTCTACCTGCTGGCGACCGAGCGCAGGCTAGGCGCCTTCTATACGGCGGCCATCAACGACCTGGATGTAGCGGAGCGACTCGGGCTGCGGCCGCAGGTCGAGATCGCCATCGGCGCCAGCGGGATCGGTGTGCCCGACACCGCCTGCGACCAGCTCCACCTCAAGCCCGAACCGTACGTACCGGTTGCGCCCGTCATCCCAGACCAGTAA
- a CDS encoding NHLP-related RiPP peptide: protein MAGRKQIHELLKQLGEDDDLRARMESNPVETLAEFGFKIDPAIAPFRVALPSKEHIRDNTELLAKQIEATSGWVIFAR from the coding sequence ATGGCTGGTCGCAAACAGATTCACGAGCTGCTCAAGCAACTGGGCGAAGACGACGATCTTCGCGCGCGCATGGAATCCAACCCGGTCGAGACGCTGGCCGAGTTCGGGTTCAAGATCGATCCGGCGATTGCACCGTTCCGCGTCGCGCTCCCTTCGAAGGAGCACATCCGCGACAACACGGAGCTGCTGGCCAAGCAGATCGAGGCCACCAGCGGCTGGGTCATCTTCGCGAGATGA
- a CDS encoding putative peptide modification system cyclase: MNEMTHRPSIEAPQLRTLLLTDLCDSTSLVERIGDVAAATLFRDHDRLVLDLQQRWRGRLIDRSDGMLLLFERPIDGLGFALDYMRGLREMGTSRKLELKARAGLHVGEVLTWRNSEEAVQVGAKPLEVEGLAKPMAARLMAVARPGQILLSAVAEPLAHRAARELGERGQHLLWKSHGRWRFKGMPDSQQIYEVGEPGIAPLRVPPNSPKAWRDIPLWRRPAALAAEAAVIAGIGAGVWFATRPAPAIAFNQRDWVVVADLRNLTGDRSYDDSLETALRISLEQSRYVNVMPDSRVEKTLAQMGRQPGTSRLDRATASEVALRDGARAVLLPTVASLDGKVRVSVEVVDPTSQATVFAESMVGKDPASTVRSMGEVSEELRQRLGETLALVQMDTVPLDKATTGNLDALRAFTLAQRAYAIQDLDAAEQHFRQALSLDPQFAMARIGLARVAYAKTDVNTALAELDKALQSSNRLTNREQLYGKAQRAMIRLDRDVIDQWQALAKLYPDFYVASFNTANLMRYANRYEQMREYSDRASAKMAITRPVALYYRAIAESALGRSTDADASFALARKENFPPVFVEPALLAASKRDFERARSLVAADGKMPPPVVLERRMAEMTFAADSGDWPLATRLAKQLETATAKPVHAFEWAARANALAVLQYTRDKKQARAASERLIEQAAAAIDAAPGREREAVANAMLYAGYVAAGAGDDALARRSIALSKKAVDASPVAVLRNMAAITEARIALMSGDKEAATRLLSEYQGVDALLLTRYWRQAATAGAAPALSTTERARAYNEWAAERPPVLEALIGPPGQESRVISRR, translated from the coding sequence ATGAACGAGATGACCCATCGCCCTTCCATCGAAGCACCGCAGTTGCGGACGCTGCTGCTGACCGACCTGTGCGATTCGACCTCGCTGGTCGAGCGCATCGGCGACGTCGCCGCGGCCACGCTGTTCCGCGACCACGACCGCCTCGTACTGGACCTGCAGCAACGCTGGCGCGGCCGCCTGATCGACCGCTCCGACGGCATGCTGCTGCTGTTCGAACGCCCCATCGACGGCCTGGGTTTCGCGCTGGACTACATGCGCGGCCTGCGCGAGATGGGTACCTCGCGCAAGCTCGAACTCAAGGCGCGCGCGGGCCTGCACGTCGGCGAAGTGCTCACCTGGCGCAACAGCGAGGAAGCCGTCCAGGTAGGCGCCAAGCCGCTGGAGGTGGAAGGCCTGGCCAAGCCGATGGCCGCGCGCCTGATGGCGGTGGCGCGCCCGGGGCAGATCCTGCTGTCTGCCGTGGCCGAACCGCTGGCGCACCGCGCCGCGCGCGAGCTGGGCGAACGCGGTCAGCACCTGCTGTGGAAATCGCACGGTCGCTGGCGCTTCAAGGGCATGCCGGACAGCCAGCAGATCTACGAAGTGGGCGAACCGGGCATCGCGCCGCTGCGCGTACCGCCGAACTCGCCCAAAGCGTGGCGCGATATCCCGCTGTGGCGTCGCCCTGCGGCGCTGGCCGCCGAAGCGGCGGTCATCGCCGGCATCGGCGCGGGTGTGTGGTTCGCCACGCGTCCTGCGCCTGCCATCGCATTCAACCAGCGCGACTGGGTGGTGGTTGCAGACCTGCGCAACCTGACGGGCGACCGCTCCTACGATGACTCGCTTGAGACGGCGCTGCGCATCTCGCTGGAGCAGTCGCGCTACGTGAACGTGATGCCCGATTCGCGCGTCGAGAAGACCCTTGCGCAAATGGGCCGCCAACCGGGGACATCCCGCCTCGATCGTGCCACGGCATCCGAAGTGGCCTTGCGCGATGGTGCTCGTGCGGTGCTCTTGCCGACCGTGGCCTCGCTCGACGGCAAAGTTCGCGTGAGCGTCGAAGTCGTCGATCCGACCAGCCAGGCGACGGTATTCGCCGAATCCATGGTCGGAAAGGACCCGGCGTCGACCGTGCGGTCGATGGGCGAGGTCAGTGAGGAGCTGCGGCAGCGGCTCGGCGAAACGCTCGCACTGGTGCAGATGGACACCGTTCCTCTCGACAAGGCTACGACCGGCAACCTTGATGCGTTGCGTGCATTCACGTTGGCGCAGCGCGCTTACGCGATCCAGGATCTGGATGCGGCCGAGCAGCACTTCCGGCAGGCACTCTCGTTGGACCCGCAGTTCGCGATGGCGCGCATCGGACTGGCACGCGTCGCGTATGCCAAGACCGACGTGAACACCGCCCTGGCCGAACTGGACAAGGCACTGCAGAGCAGCAACCGCCTCACCAACCGCGAGCAGCTCTACGGCAAGGCGCAGCGGGCGATGATCCGCCTCGACCGCGACGTGATCGACCAGTGGCAGGCCCTGGCGAAGCTGTATCCGGACTTCTACGTCGCTTCGTTCAATACCGCCAATCTGATGCGGTACGCCAATCGCTACGAGCAGATGCGTGAGTACAGTGATCGCGCCAGCGCGAAGATGGCGATCACGCGCCCGGTGGCGCTGTACTACCGCGCTATCGCTGAATCGGCGCTGGGTCGCAGTACCGATGCGGATGCGAGCTTCGCGCTGGCGCGCAAGGAGAACTTCCCGCCGGTATTCGTGGAGCCCGCTTTGTTGGCTGCATCGAAGCGCGACTTCGAACGTGCGCGATCCCTCGTCGCCGCGGATGGCAAGATGCCCCCGCCCGTGGTCCTGGAGCGGCGCATGGCAGAGATGACATTCGCCGCAGACTCCGGCGATTGGCCACTGGCCACGCGTCTGGCCAAACAGTTGGAGACAGCGACAGCGAAGCCGGTGCATGCCTTCGAATGGGCCGCGCGCGCCAACGCGCTGGCAGTGCTCCAGTACACCAGGGACAAGAAGCAGGCCCGCGCAGCAAGCGAACGCCTGATCGAGCAGGCGGCTGCGGCAATCGATGCTGCGCCGGGGCGCGAGCGCGAGGCAGTGGCCAACGCAATGCTCTATGCCGGCTATGTGGCGGCCGGAGCGGGTGACGACGCGCTGGCGCGCCGATCGATCGCGCTGTCGAAGAAGGCGGTGGATGCATCGCCGGTGGCGGTGCTACGCAACATGGCGGCCATCACCGAAGCGCGCATCGCGTTGATGAGTGGCGACAAGGAAGCGGCGACGCGCCTGTTGTCGGAGTACCAGGGCGTCGATGCGTTGCTGCTTACCCGCTACTGGCGCCAGGCCGCCACCGCAGGGGCGGCGCCCGCACTGTCCACGACGGAGCGGGCGAGGGCGTACAACGAGTGGGCAGCGGAACGTCCTCCGGTCCTGGAGGCCCTGATCGGCCCTCCAGGACAGGAGTCGCGTGTCATCTCGCGAAGATGA
- a CDS encoding GGDEF domain-containing protein, with protein sequence MTRDSAASIQTRDLNPGKSSTAPADVATAVLTEAEYELFAELGRPRRVEAGQLLFRRGELGTTMFVIARGVVDLDFGEDLVGKRLGPSEFFGELGLLIGDHVRSADAIAASDGLLIELRHEEFQRLVDRDPGLISYFLRRAILRVVLNEQSLIRRLRRRNEELQSALDSLYAATHQLNQTEELIRTDDLTDLYNRRGLTLHLQQYRTHATPPALGLLLVDCDRFKQVNDDHGHLVGDRVLQGVANILRSIAGPEDLACRLGGDEFCLLVVTDQQDEVMRFAEFIVATAQGLMQMSHGTPLMCPLSVGACLVDPAKDWTDWYARADAALYQAKRLGGNRVHWHDTELTSA encoded by the coding sequence ATGACTCGTGACAGCGCGGCGTCTATCCAGACGCGCGACCTCAATCCCGGCAAGTCCAGCACGGCGCCTGCGGACGTGGCGACGGCGGTGCTTACGGAAGCGGAATACGAGCTCTTCGCCGAGCTCGGCCGCCCGCGTCGTGTCGAGGCCGGCCAGCTGCTGTTCCGTCGCGGCGAATTGGGCACCACGATGTTCGTCATCGCCCGTGGCGTGGTGGACCTGGACTTCGGCGAGGACCTCGTCGGCAAGCGCCTGGGGCCCAGCGAATTCTTCGGCGAACTGGGCCTGCTGATCGGCGACCACGTGCGCAGTGCCGATGCCATCGCCGCGTCGGATGGCCTGCTCATCGAGCTGCGTCATGAAGAATTCCAGCGCCTGGTCGATCGCGATCCGGGCCTGATCTCCTACTTCCTGCGCCGCGCCATCCTGCGCGTGGTGCTGAACGAACAAAGCCTCATCCGTCGCCTGCGTCGCCGCAACGAAGAACTGCAGTCCGCACTCGACAGCCTGTACGCGGCCACGCACCAGCTCAACCAGACCGAAGAGCTGATCCGCACCGACGACCTCACCGATCTCTACAACCGCCGCGGCCTGACCCTGCACCTGCAGCAGTACCGCACGCACGCGACGCCGCCGGCGCTGGGCCTGCTGCTGGTCGATTGCGACCGCTTCAAGCAGGTCAACGACGACCACGGCCACCTGGTGGGCGATCGCGTGCTGCAGGGCGTGGCCAACATCCTGCGTTCCATCGCCGGTCCCGAAGACCTGGCCTGCCGCCTGGGCGGCGACGAGTTCTGTCTGCTGGTGGTGACCGACCAGCAGGACGAAGTCATGCGCTTCGCCGAGTTCATCGTCGCCACCGCGCAGGGCCTGATGCAGATGTCGCACGGTACGCCGCTCATGTGCCCGCTCAGCGTCGGCGCCTGCCTGGTGGACCCTGCGAAGGACTGGACCGACTGGTACGCTCGCGCCGATGCCGCGCTCTATCAGGCCAAGCGCCTGGGCGGCAACCGCGTGCATTGGCATGACACGGAACTGACCTCGGCCTGA